A section of the Meles meles chromosome 8, mMelMel3.1 paternal haplotype, whole genome shotgun sequence genome encodes:
- the LOC123948079 gene encoding uncharacterized protein LOC123948079 produces MQSDKYMKSTRCIHCTVARVADVSARVPVRHSGKVLLQYGLVLGWAFISKLGVLTPASRAGGNVQVHVWMWSGTVPGPRQGFRRRQLPPGSLERRERQRTSSTQQEEWLTVSVGWGHVDREVHPLGLLGNRCRGRAGNPRGLSGRNVGGSRRDQGAVLGCGVSDCPEDRARGPGTRRPGAAVLHWVERSSLSASSPWSLRGRIQEADGTEVHHRVRFFRRLTECPGPRHRVPAPRLPAARRAAGCDLSPHWRPWGEAVAKIWMVSSPGRPCTWRWQTLVPVMVTAGHCGFPLGPVLRAGTLGPPPNRLRTLPRPLGTLGDECRHVRRVWTGRAQSGGSPWVQAWRQPRHTGVRKPGSSRPTADREGPAHVSTLAPCRPSDSGCLPRRRRVRGDFSVDLFPVVLSPILSAPNTVVTSVAKGFVSWRDSHLTQGRAGLESLSSRCI; encoded by the coding sequence ATGCAATCAGATAAGTACATGAAATCAACAAGGTGCATACATTGCACTGTGGCCCGTGTAGCCGATGTAAGTGCCAGGGTTCCGGTGAGACACAGTGGGAAGGTTCTTTTGCAGTATGGACTGGTGCTGGGCTGGGCCTTTATCTCCAAACTCGGGGTGCTAACGCCAGCGTCCCGGGCCGGCGGGAACGTTCAGGTACATGTGTGGATGTGGTCCGGGACGGTTCCCGGCCCGCGGCAAGGGTTCAGGAGACGCCAGCTCCCGCCCGGCTCTCTGGAacggagggagaggcagaggacgTCGAGCacacagcaggaggagtggctGACTGTGAGCGTGGGCTGGGGGCACGTGGACAGGGAGGTGCATCCGTTGGGTCTCCTGGGGAACAGGTGCCGAGGCAGAGCTGGGAATCCAAGGGGCTTGTCGGGAAGGAACGTCGGTGGAAGTCGAAGGGACCAGGGAGCAGTCCTGGGCTGTGGAGTCTCAGACTGCCCTGAGGACAGGGCACGGGGACCTGGCACGAGGCGGCCAGGTGCGGCCGTCCTGCATTGGGTGGAAAGATCCAGCCTTTCGGCCTCGAGCCCCTGGTCGCTGCGCGGCAGGATTCAGGAGGCAGATGGGACGGAAGTACACCATCGCGTCCGTTTCTTTCGGAGACTCACGGAGTGCCCTGGGCCCAGGCACCGCGTCCCAGCCCCCCGGCTGCCCGCTGCCCGCCGAGCTGCGGGCTGTGATCTGAGCCCGCACTGGCGACCCTGGGGAGAAGCCGTGGCCAAGATTTGGATGGTGAGCAGCCCGGGGCGACCATGCACTTGGCGCTGGCAGACTCTGGTCCCAGTGATGGTGACAGCCGGTCACTGTGGCTTCCCACTGGGCCCTGTGCTCAGGGCAGGCACACTGGGACCGCCTCCGAACCGCCTCCGAACCCTGCCCCGGCCTCTGGGGACGTTGGGCGATGAGTGCAGACATGTCCGGCGTGTCTGGACTGGGCGAGCACAGAGTGGCGGCTCTCCCTGGGTGCAGGCCTGGAGGCAGCCCCGCCACACGGGCGTCCGGAAGCCAGGCTCCAGCCGCCCCACCGCAGACCGTGAGGGCCCCGCTCACGTTTCCACTCTAGCGCCTTGTCGTCCATCCGACTCAGGATGCTTGCCTCGCCGGCGGCGGGTCCGCGGTGACTTCAGTGTGGACTTGTTTCCTGTCGTTCTTTCTCCCATACTCTCAGCTCCAAACACGGTCGTCACATCGGTGGCAAAGGGCTTTGTCTCGTGGAGGGACTCACACCTCACCCAGGGCCGTGCAGGTTTGGAGTCGCTCAGTTCCAGATGCATTTAG